The Devosia sp. A16 genome includes a window with the following:
- a CDS encoding LacI family DNA-binding transcriptional regulator, which yields MRKSATIRDVAREAKVSIAAVSYALNGGGTIGEEVRARVREVAQRLGYRPNRSAQAVRTGKSMTLGLVLPDLNNPYYPALAQSFERAARQAGYTVVLIDTSGHADEEVQGIRRLEQHGVEGVVWCQTAGPDEVVSSDYSVPIVVIGTPSLSVDNVTTKDYEGGQLLARHLVDMGHTRIGMLTAASVLPSKDDRRLGFIEALAGHATVMWEEKAPFAIDLPERIRAALERRDVSAVMCGNDLIAVGVLRAARQLGIHVPTDLSVVGFDDIPWASIVEPELTTVRQPVSEMAAVALTLLLDRIAEPTRAVRHFKVGVELIKRQSVAAAPVSWGWRKIGRS from the coding sequence ATGAGAAAGTCAGCGACGATCCGCGACGTGGCGCGGGAGGCCAAGGTCTCCATCGCGGCGGTGTCGTATGCCCTCAACGGCGGCGGCACGATCGGCGAAGAGGTCCGTGCCCGGGTGCGCGAAGTGGCGCAGCGGCTCGGCTATCGTCCCAACCGCTCGGCACAGGCGGTGCGCACCGGCAAGAGCATGACGCTGGGCCTGGTGCTTCCCGACCTCAACAACCCCTATTACCCGGCGCTGGCGCAGAGCTTCGAACGGGCCGCGCGGCAGGCCGGCTACACCGTGGTGCTGATCGACACCTCGGGCCATGCCGACGAAGAGGTGCAGGGGATCCGGCGGCTCGAGCAGCATGGCGTCGAGGGGGTGGTCTGGTGCCAGACGGCGGGACCCGACGAGGTGGTCAGCTCGGACTATTCGGTGCCCATCGTGGTGATTGGCACACCCAGCCTCAGCGTCGACAACGTCACCACCAAGGACTACGAGGGCGGCCAGTTGCTGGCGCGGCACCTGGTCGACATGGGGCACACCCGTATCGGCATGTTGACGGCGGCGAGCGTGCTCCCCAGCAAGGACGATCGGCGCCTCGGCTTCATTGAGGCGCTGGCCGGGCACGCCACCGTGATGTGGGAGGAAAAGGCGCCGTTTGCCATCGACCTGCCCGAACGCATCCGCGCCGCCCTGGAGCGTCGGGACGTCAGCGCGGTGATGTGCGGCAACGACCTGATCGCGGTCGGCGTGCTACGCGCCGCCCGCCAGCTCGGCATCCATGTCCCCACCGATCTGTCGGTCGTCGGCTTCGACGACATCCCCTGGGCCTCGATCGTCGAGCCGGAACTGACGACAGTGCGCCAGCCGGTCTCGGAGATGGCGGCCGTGGCGCTCACCCTGCTGCTCGACCGGATCGCCGAGCCGACCCGAGCGGTGCGCCATTTCAAGGTCGGGGTCGAGCTGATCAAGCGCCAGAGCGTCGCCGCGGCCCCGGTTTCCTGGGGCTGGCGCAAGATCGGGCGGAGCTAG
- a CDS encoding ABC transporter ATP-binding protein produces MAGLTLRSVRKNFGEADIIKSVDLDVEHGEFVVFVGPSGCGKSTLLRMLAGLENITEGSIAIDGRDVTGMLPLERGVAMVFQSYALYPHMSVEDNIGFGLKIAHVPRPERQQRVLEAARVLQLEPYLKRKPKALSGGQRQRVAIGRAIVKSPKIFLFDEPLSNLDAELRVQMRLEIAALHQRLGATMIYVTHDQVEAMTLADKIVVLRAGRIEQVGRPIDLYENPDNLFVAGFIGSPKMNFIAATVSSVADGKATIAAPTLGQAGLTVPLRRDGAKAGDEVTLGFRPEHTELAEDGSFAGTVQVVEQLGSVSYVYARAEGGAPVTIEQRRLSGLRPGETLRFGLETDRLFLFDKAGERL; encoded by the coding sequence ATGGCTGGCCTGACGCTCAGATCCGTTCGCAAGAATTTCGGGGAAGCCGACATCATCAAATCCGTCGACCTCGACGTGGAGCACGGCGAGTTCGTGGTGTTCGTCGGCCCTTCCGGCTGCGGCAAGTCGACCCTGCTGCGCATGCTGGCGGGACTCGAAAATATCACTGAAGGAAGCATCGCTATCGACGGACGCGACGTCACCGGAATGCTGCCGCTCGAGCGCGGCGTCGCCATGGTGTTCCAGTCCTACGCGCTCTATCCGCATATGAGCGTCGAGGACAATATCGGCTTCGGCCTCAAGATCGCGCATGTGCCCAGGCCGGAACGGCAGCAGCGGGTGCTCGAAGCGGCACGGGTGCTGCAGCTCGAGCCCTATCTGAAGCGCAAACCCAAGGCGCTGAGCGGCGGCCAGCGCCAGCGCGTCGCCATCGGTCGCGCTATCGTCAAGAGCCCGAAGATCTTCCTGTTCGACGAGCCGCTGTCCAACCTCGATGCGGAACTGCGCGTGCAGATGCGGCTCGAGATCGCTGCGCTGCATCAGCGGCTGGGCGCCACCATGATCTACGTGACGCACGACCAGGTCGAGGCGATGACGCTGGCGGACAAGATCGTGGTGCTGCGCGCGGGCCGGATCGAGCAGGTCGGGCGGCCGATCGACCTCTACGAGAATCCCGACAATCTGTTCGTCGCCGGCTTTATCGGCTCGCCCAAGATGAACTTCATTGCCGCGACCGTCTCGTCGGTGGCAGACGGCAAAGCGACGATCGCCGCACCGACGCTGGGCCAGGCAGGCCTGACCGTGCCGCTGCGGCGCGACGGTGCCAAGGCTGGCGACGAGGTGACGCTCGGCTTTCGTCCGGAGCACACGGAGCTGGCGGAGGATGGCAGCTTCGCCGGCACGGTGCAGGTGGTGGAGCAGTTGGGCAGCGTCTCCTACGTCTATGCCCGTGCCGAGGGCGGCGCGCCGGTGACCATCGAACAGCGGCGGTTGAGCGGGCTCCGGCCCGGGGAGACCCTGAGGTTCGGGCTCGAGACCGACCGGCTTTTCCTGTTCGACAAGGCCGGCGAACGACTCTAG
- a CDS encoding ADP-ribosylglycohydrolase family protein translates to MNVRVSPTPLTAVAERTYAGVLGKLIGVYLGRAVEGWTYEAIRDTFGEVEDYVNHRVNWPLIVPDDDISGTFLFYRALEDNGFPADISAKAIGDTWLNYIVEDKTVLWWGGLGRSTEHTAYLRLKHGIAAPASGSIAMNGKGMAEQIGAEIFIDTWSMVNPSDPDRAAAMARAAGSVSHDGVAVEAACLLAAMQAAAYDERDIDKLLDLGLRYSRSNELNGVIADVREQCAKAGDDWRAVRHWLGANHGYERYPGNCPMVPNHALLIASFLLGGDDFQKGLKIAVSSGWDTDCNAGNLGALNGIRLGLAGLETGPDFRGPVADLMYVVGADGGECVTDAVIETRRVLRSAAQLKGESYAAPASRFAFEFPGAVQGFARCPLHQGRQAITRVGNLNTSSAANGLELSFEGLAAGVTGAVSVPTFIDPKPRGVSDTSYFEVIASPTLYATQTVTGTIRGFEAVNPMARFFIHYFDETDQLARLDGEWIEIAEGDNPVAFKVPDTGGRPIHRLGIELSAAHRLSGRIAIISLDWTGAPENLTFGSSKELTPRLTPWDTTTFWTKQFVSSAKHWATDIYNTFTLSHPDSNGVITFGTRDWTDYAIASELVIELHEMAGLVVRARGHRRYYAGVVHDGKSSIVRRRDAELDILASVPFDFVPNSRQRFEVSAVGDRISLTINGKPIVEAVDASYLSGGAGFLIEGGTVPALGLSVRRIGG, encoded by the coding sequence ATGAACGTCCGTGTCTCCCCCACCCCGCTCACCGCCGTCGCCGAAAGGACCTATGCGGGCGTCCTCGGCAAGCTGATCGGCGTCTATCTCGGGCGTGCGGTCGAAGGCTGGACCTACGAGGCCATTCGCGACACCTTCGGGGAAGTCGAAGACTATGTGAACCATCGGGTGAACTGGCCGCTGATCGTCCCCGACGACGATATCTCGGGCACGTTCCTGTTCTATCGGGCGCTCGAGGATAACGGCTTTCCCGCCGACATCTCCGCCAAGGCGATCGGTGACACCTGGCTCAATTACATCGTCGAGGACAAGACGGTGCTCTGGTGGGGCGGTCTCGGCCGCTCGACCGAGCACACGGCCTATCTCCGACTCAAGCACGGCATCGCCGCCCCGGCCAGCGGTTCGATCGCCATGAACGGCAAGGGCATGGCCGAGCAGATCGGCGCCGAGATCTTCATCGACACCTGGTCGATGGTGAACCCGTCCGACCCCGACCGGGCGGCGGCCATGGCTCGCGCCGCGGGCTCGGTGAGCCATGACGGCGTGGCAGTGGAAGCGGCGTGTCTGCTCGCCGCCATGCAGGCGGCGGCCTATGACGAGCGCGATATCGACAAGCTGCTCGACCTCGGCCTTCGCTACTCGCGGAGCAACGAGCTCAACGGCGTCATCGCCGATGTGCGCGAGCAGTGCGCCAAGGCGGGCGACGACTGGCGCGCCGTGCGCCACTGGCTGGGCGCCAACCACGGTTATGAACGCTACCCGGGCAACTGTCCGATGGTGCCCAACCACGCGCTGCTGATCGCCTCGTTCCTGCTGGGTGGCGACGACTTCCAGAAGGGGCTCAAGATTGCCGTCTCCTCGGGCTGGGACACCGATTGCAACGCCGGCAACCTTGGCGCCCTGAACGGCATCCGCCTGGGGCTCGCGGGCCTCGAGACCGGTCCTGACTTTCGCGGGCCGGTAGCGGACCTGATGTATGTGGTGGGCGCCGATGGCGGCGAATGCGTCACCGATGCGGTGATCGAGACCCGCCGCGTGCTGCGCAGCGCCGCGCAGCTCAAGGGTGAAAGCTACGCCGCACCGGCAAGCCGCTTCGCCTTCGAGTTTCCGGGCGCCGTGCAGGGCTTTGCCCGCTGCCCGCTGCACCAGGGACGCCAGGCGATCACCCGCGTCGGCAACCTCAACACGTCAAGCGCAGCCAACGGGCTGGAGCTGAGCTTCGAGGGGTTGGCAGCGGGGGTGACCGGAGCAGTTTCGGTGCCCACCTTCATAGACCCCAAGCCGCGCGGCGTGTCGGACACCTCGTATTTCGAGGTGATCGCCAGCCCGACGCTCTACGCCACGCAGACCGTCACCGGCACCATCCGCGGCTTCGAGGCGGTCAACCCGATGGCACGCTTCTTCATCCACTATTTCGACGAGACCGATCAGCTCGCCCGCCTCGACGGCGAGTGGATCGAGATCGCCGAGGGCGACAACCCGGTCGCCTTCAAGGTTCCCGACACGGGTGGGCGGCCGATCCATCGGCTGGGCATCGAACTCTCGGCCGCGCACCGGCTGTCGGGCCGGATCGCCATCATCTCGCTCGACTGGACCGGGGCGCCGGAGAATCTGACGTTCGGAAGCTCGAAGGAGCTGACACCGCGTCTCACGCCCTGGGACACCACGACGTTCTGGACCAAGCAGTTCGTGTCGTCGGCCAAGCACTGGGCGACCGACATCTACAACACCTTCACCCTGTCGCATCCCGACAGCAACGGCGTGATCACCTTCGGCACGCGCGACTGGACCGACTATGCCATCGCGTCGGAACTGGTGATCGAGCTGCATGAGATGGCGGGACTGGTGGTGCGCGCCCGCGGCCACCGCCGCTACTATGCGGGTGTGGTGCATGACGGCAAGTCATCGATCGTCCGCCGGCGGGACGCAGAGCTCGACATCCTCGCTTCGGTGCCGTTCGACTTCGTGCCAAACAGCCGACAACGGTTCGAGGTCAGCGCCGTGGGAGACCGGATCAGCCTCACGATCAATGGCAAGCCGATCGTCGAGGCGGTGGATGCGTCCTACCTATCGGGGGGCGCAGGGTTCCTCATCGAAGGCGGAACGGTGCCGGCCCTCGGGCTCAGCGTTCGCCGGATCGGAGGCTGA